A stretch of DNA from Cryptosporangium aurantiacum:
TTGCGGGTCTGAACCAGCGTGAGGGCCTCGAACAGCTCGTCGAGGGTCCCGAAGCCGCCGGGGAGCACGCAGAACGCCTGGGCGTACTTCACGAACATCGTCTTCCGGGCGAAGAAGTACCGGAAGTTGACGCCGACATCGACCCACTTGTTGAGTTCCTGCTCGAACGGCAGCTCGATGCCGAGGCCGACGCTCACTCCGCCCGCCGTGCTGGCGCCCTTGTTCGCGGCCTCCATCGTGCCGGGTCCGCCACCGGTGATCACCGCGAACCCGGCGCGGACGAGAGCCTGGCCCAGTTGCTCGGCGAGCAGGTAGTCGGGGTGGTCGACGGGGGTGCGGGCGGAGCCGAACACGCTCACCGCCGGCCCGAGCTCGGCGAGCGCGCCGAAGCCCTCCACGAACTCGCTCTGGATCCGGAGTACGCGCCACGTGTCCGAGTGGATGAAGTCCGCGCGGCCGCTCTTGTTGTCGAGCAGACGCTGGTCGGTGGTGCCCGTGGGGACCTGCCGACGGCGGAGCGTGACCCGGCCACGCTGACGTTCTGGTTGCGGCACGCTCATGCCGGTCACGGTATCCCGCGAA
This window harbors:
- a CDS encoding TIGR00730 family Rossman fold protein, with protein sequence MSVPQPERQRGRVTLRRRQVPTGTTDQRLLDNKSGRADFIHSDTWRVLRIQSEFVEGFGALAELGPAVSVFGSARTPVDHPDYLLAEQLGQALVRAGFAVITGGGPGTMEAANKGASTAGGVSVGLGIELPFEQELNKWVDVGVNFRYFFARKTMFVKYAQAFCVLPGGFGTLDELFEALTLVQTRKVTRFPVVLIGTKYWGGLVDWLRESMLADGKISAQDLELIQLTDDIDEAVAAVQSAENLSTEQATGADDAPVEA